The DNA window CAGTTAGACGTGTGTTATCCCGGCGACAACAAGATGGAAAATGGAACTAGAAAGTCTGACAAGATGTGTTATGTGAAAATTGACGAGTTAAACAGACAATGTCTTCATGACTTTATGGCACATTTTGAGATGAAAATGCATGCAAATGTAAAAACTTCTCGACAACATCTGAAAAAGGAATTGACACATATTGCGTCTGAATTAAAGAATTATATAGATGAGACTAAATATGAATCAATCAAACAAAGTGAAACAGTTCAGAAAAACATTGACAAGTTacagaaaatatttgtaatggagatagaaaaagttcaaaatgaaatgataaagTCTAAACATGAGTACAGTAAACTTGTACATCAGCTGGAATCACAGATGAAAGAAAACCTCAACACTCAAAATTTGTTCGCACAGAAAATGTTACAAGCTCAAAACAAGTTGACCAGCTTCATGAATCAGTCTAAATTTGAATCAGATGAACTGATCAACGCGACAAAGACAGACATAAGAGGAGATATTACAAAGATAAAAGGAATCATTGATAGCTTGAGAGACTTGAGTGATCAGACCAGGAATAATTTAAATGGTCTTATTCAGGAACTAAAAAGAGACGTGCAAGAAAACGTAGCCATGCTACAAAAATACATTGCAAACGAAGTGAGAAATTCAAGATCTAACATCaactatgaaattaaaaatcacatttcaGAATACGGTTAGAACAGTTTTATGCTGaatcaaattcttttttcttaaaatgtcgAAATTAATATTGATGAGtataacatatcattttttGTCTGTAGGTTTTATGATTTGGACTGTGTGTGCAATACAAGTGATATTAGTATTCTTTTGCTGTTGGAAAAGATCTAGCAAATCTACAAATCGGGTAAGTATATTGTTCGGATACACATGTAACAGAAATGTTCAATGGTGATAGGTTTAATAAGACAGAATTTAGACATTGTAACCTTAATTTTCACGGTccgtaaataattttttgcaacAAAACAGGTTGCTTTTGATTAATGCtaacatttattatatataatatctgAATAAGGATTGTCCGTAGGGAAACACAATTTGCTGAAAACCACATTTTCCTCTCTgcaactatactctgtcccgagtttttgcttccacctgTTTTCGCTTTATAtatcgataatcataaatacctttttgCTTAAATATCCAAATTCTCTGTTTTTAAACGTTTCCTCTACCGCTTAAGCTGTtaaggtttcaatacacaacctaaaatagaaagtctacggggattatgcattgcatcagccatgaaATAGCTCGGAcgataacgttgaaaattgtGCAAAGTATTCCTTGTAGTTCCGAATGGTAGGTGTTAACATTTCCCATTTCAAATCtccttaaaaaatcttttttcattcctgtgaacttttatgagtgaaaaatgataatgtgtcaatgaagatatcttggatattttccctcCTCTCGAtatcaactgtatttctttcacagctatgtgtatttttataaagaatcatcAAAACTGATGAaaacaataacttgggacaaacTATATCTTGCATCACAATTTATCAGCCGATATAGTGAAGAAATAAATAGGTTA is part of the Crassostrea angulata isolate pt1a10 chromosome 3, ASM2561291v2, whole genome shotgun sequence genome and encodes:
- the LOC128175659 gene encoding uncharacterized protein LOC128175659 isoform X1 encodes the protein MLKEITRMIQSVIFTALVLTIHVEVIKGGLESNQLDVCYPGDNKMENGTRKSDKMCYVKIDELNRQCLHDFMAHFEMKMHANVKTSRQHLKKELTHIASELKNYIDETKYESIKQSETVQKNIDKLQKIFVMEIEKVQNEMIKSKHEYSKLVHQLESQMKENLNTQNLFAQKMLQAQNKLTSFMNQSKFESDELINATKTDIRGDITKIKGIIDSLRDLSDQTRNNLNGLIQELKRDVQENVAMLQKYIANEVRNSRSNINYEIKNHISEYGFMIWTVCAIQVILVFFCCWKRSSKSTNRQKELESETPELNMENSVAVVSFTEENKELHLTIARTVASAFPIHPTYVGGLNNISSIELNSKVCLVFVDKNERNIILETDVDISNTRSNFVEGQVKRGRTHVIVVYCQHEGSRDLTTLYNRNLGNIKQHATLRQLQRQNRVLTIDKEFSPYQTDYLRMLLNETLVE